The following proteins are encoded in a genomic region of Strix aluco isolate bStrAlu1 chromosome 23, bStrAlu1.hap1, whole genome shotgun sequence:
- the ADAMTS8 gene encoding A disintegrin and metalloproteinase with thrombospondin motifs 8 isoform X2: MLVVPARVWLRALEKQRCCGRRDIRAAVMQNHVLTLMAMAARIYKHPSLKNSINLVVVKVLVVDEAAAGPEVSDNGGLTLRNFCSWQQRFNPPSDRHPEHYDTAILLTRQDFCGHQSCDTLGVADIGTMCDRNKSCSVIEDEGLQAAYTLAHELGHVLSMPHDDSKTCERLFGPLGKHHMMAPLFIHLNKTQPWSPCSAMYLTEFLDGGHGDCLLDAPANPLSLPAELPGQGALYSLDQQCQQIFGKDFQHCPNTTEEDVCAQLWCRTGSGEPLCHTKNGSLPWADGTPCKTGGLCWDSRCVPQDALKPQPAVDGGWGPWSPWGSCSRTCGGGVQFSFRHCDSPKPQHGGRYCEGQRAKYQSCHTDECPPDGKSFREQQCEKYNSYNFTDLEGNLLEWVPKYAGVSPRDRCKLFCRARGRSEFKVFEAKVIDGTLCGPETLSICIHGQCIKAGCDHVVGSSKKLDKCGVCGGNGSTCRKISGSLNRSKYGYNDIVTIPARATNIDIKQRSHRGVRHDGNYLALRTLEGKYLLNGDFAISAMEQDILIKGTILKYSGSMTTLERLQSFRQLPEPLTVQLLTIASEIFPPKVKYTFFIPKDVPFSKQKGKEKKSANVIRPMLTSQWVLGDWSECSKTCGSGWQRRTVDCRDVEGQTSSTCDRALKPEDIKPCGDVPCPLWRLGPWSPCSQTCGEGVRTRNASCIDYAGKITAPEKCSSPGPPPATTACVLRQC; encoded by the exons ATGCTGGTGGTGCCTGCGCGTGTCTGGCTCAGGGCTCTCGAGAAGCAGCggtgctgtggcaggagggaTATCCGAGCTGCTGTAATGCAG AACCACGTCCTGACCCTGATGGCCATGGCGGCTCGCATCTACAAGCACCCCAGCCTGAAAAACTCCATCAACTTGGTGGTGGTGAAGGTGCTGGTGGTGGACGAGGCAGCAGCGGGGCCGGAGGTGTCCGACAACGGCGGGCTCACCCTGCGCAACTTCTGTAGCTGGCAGCAAAGGTTCAACCCCCCAAGCGACCGGCACCCGGAGCACTATGACACCGCCATCCTGCTGACGAGACAG GACTTCTGCGGGCACCAAAGCTGCGACACGCTGGGAGTGGCCGATATCGGCACCATGTGCGACCGCAACAAAAGCTGCTCGGTGATTGAGGACGAGGGCCTGCAGGCAGCCTACACCCTGGCTCACGAACTGG GCCATGTGCTCAGCATGCCCCACGACGACTCCAAGACCTGCGAGCGGCTCTTCGGGCCCCTCGGCAAGCACCATATGATGGCCCCTCTCTTCATCCACTTGAACAAGACCCAGCCCTGGTCTCCCTGCAGTGCCATGTACCTCACCGAGTTCCTGGATGGAGGGCACG GTGACTGCTTGCTCGATGCCCCGGCCAACCCCCTCTCCCTTCCTGCTGAGCTGCCCGGCCAAGGAGCCCTGTACAGCCTGGACCAGCAATGCCAGCAGATCTTTGGCAAGGACTTCCAGCACTGCCCCAACACCACGGAGGAGGAtgtctgtgcccagctctggtgcaGGACCGGCAGCGGGGAGCCCCTTTGCCACACCAAGAATGGCAGCTTGCCGTGGGCCGACGGCACCCCCTGCAAAACCGGCGGGCTCTGCTGGGACAGCCGCTGCGTCCCACAGGATGCCCTGAAACCCCAG CCGGCGGTGGATGGCGGCTGGGGCCCATGGAGCCCCTGGGGCTCCTGCTCCCGGACGTGTGGCGGCGGCGTGCAGTTCTCCTTCCGCCACTGCGACAGCCCCAAGCCCCAGCACGGCGGCAGGTACTGCGAGGGCCAGCGCGCCAAATACCAGTCCTGCCACACCGATGAGTGCCCGCCCGATG GGAAAAGCTTTCGGGAGCAGCAGTGTGAGAAGTACAACAGCTACAACTTTACGGATCTGGAAGGGAACCTCCTGGAGTGGGTTCCCAAGTACGCAGGAGTGTCACCCCGAGACCGATGCAAGCTCTTCTGCCGAGCCAGAGGGAGGAGTGAATTTAAAGTCTTTGAGGCCAAA GTGATCGATGGGACGCTGTGCGGACCGGAGACCCTCTCCATCTGCATCCACGGGCAGTGCATCAAGGCTGGCTGCGATCACGTAGTCGGGTCCTCCAAGAAGTTGGACAAGTGTGGGGTGTGCGGCGGCAACGGCTCGACTTGCAGGAAAATATCCGGCTCGCTCAACCGATCCAA ATACGGCTACAACGACATCGTCACCATCCCCGCCAGAGCAACCAACATCGACATCAAACAGCGCAGCCACCGAGGGGTCCGTCACGACGGGAATTACCTGGCCCTGAGGACCCTCGAGGGCAAATACCTGCTGAACGGAGACTTTGCCATCTCGGCCATGGAGCAGGACATCCTCATTAAGGGGACCATCCTGAAATACAGCGGCTCCATGACGACCctggagaggctgcagagctTCCGACAGCTCCCGGAGCCTCTGACCGTCCAGCTGCTGACCATCGCCAGTGAGATCTTCCCACCAAAAGTCAAGTACACCTTCTTCATCCCCAAGGATGTCCCTTTCAGCAAGCAGAAGGGCAAAGAGAAGAAGTCGGCCAACGTCATCCGACCGATGCTGACCTCCCAGTGGGTCCTGGGCGACTGGTCTGAGTGCTCCAAGACATGCGGCTCCGGCTGGCAGAGGCGGACGGTGGATTGTCGGGATGTGGAGGGTCAAACCTCCTCTACCTGCGACAGAGCCCTCAAGCCTGAGGACATCAAGCCCTGCGGAGACGTCCCCTGCCCGCTCTGGCGCCTGGGTCCCTGGTCCCCCTGCTCCCAAACTTGTGGCGAGGGCGTGCGGACACGCAACGCCTCTTGCATCGATTACGCTGGTAAAATCACCGCCCCGGAGAAATGCAGCTCGCCGGGGCCACCACCGGCCACCACCGCCTGCGTGCTGCGGCAGTGCTGA